In a single window of the Helicoverpa zea isolate HzStark_Cry1AcR chromosome 9, ilHelZeax1.1, whole genome shotgun sequence genome:
- the LOC124632881 gene encoding ubiquitin carboxyl-terminal hydrolase 7-like isoform X8: protein MRKVRIITKFKGSNPLALEEITKSSGRESPVARPANMNHTPAPDRQQQHDSNVNQVEEMETQDVETVDTVTDKTWEDDLMKGPNGEVVMGEVMKNQETTSSDMPLACLDAEMEDDEARSETTFRFTVQNFRNLKDSVLSPACFVRNLPWKIMVMPRQAPSPDRQQQKSLGFFLQCNGESESSSWSCYAMAELRLISHKPDTEPFFRKIQHLFYSKENDWGFSHFMAWNDVLDPEKGYIKDDAITLEVHVTAEAPHGVSWDSKKHTGYVGLKNQGATCYMNSLLQTLYFTNQLRKAVYKMPTESDDSTRSVALALQRVFYELQFSDKPVGTKKLTKSFGWETLDSFMQHDVQEFLRVLLDKLESKMKGTCVEGTVPRLFEGKMTSYIKCKNVNVSSTRVETFYDIQLNIKGKKNIDESFKDYISTETLDGENKYDAGEHGLQEAEKGVIFASFPPVLHLHLMRFQYDPITDSSVKFNDRFEFYEHINLDAYLQEKPETPADYTLHAVLVHSGDNHGGHYVVFINPKGDGKWCKFDDDVVSRCTKQEAIEYNYGGHDEDMALTVRHCTNAYMLVYIRDSQLKTVLQEVTQADIPTELSERLAEEKRIETIRRKERNEAHLYMNVNVVLEEAFDGHQGNDLYDPERAHYRVFRVRKQATVADLMEMLAENFKYPLKQLRPWPFSARSNQTCRPTCLDIVNDQHKTVADVSENMNPWNIFLEMLPPDSGFSALPTFDKENDVVLFFKFYDPKQKRIHYCGHHYLPIASKPADLIPILNKRAGFPPDTPLVLYEEIKPDFVEKINNYSEPLEKMDGDIIVFERADHRHEDLELPTCQDYFKYIFYKVEVQFVDKTVPNDPGFTMELSMQMRYDQMARAVGQRLNVDPYLIQFFKCQNSYKDTPGLPLRYSYDGILKDLLVYCKPKCPKKLFYQILSIKVNELDNKKQFKCLWVGPNYKEDKELILYPNKGGKVSDILQEAAKVVEMSPDGSGTLRIVEVSCHKVLPGPDPELTLDQVTISPPRLYRIEEIPRDELNLQEDEIIVPCAHFHKQVYATFGIPFYARVKHNEPFQAVKDRLQKKLDIPDKEWEKYNFAIVTNGRPNYISEGATINIYDFRPSSNANLSLPDATARPWLGLEHINKTPKRSRVNCLEKAIKIYN, encoded by the exons ATGAGAAAGGTTCGGATAATCACCAAGTTCAAAGGGAGCAATCCCCTAGCGTTAGAG GAAATAACCAAGAGTAGTGGGCGAGAGTCCCCCGTGGCGCGCCCGGCTAACATGAACCACACGCCTGCACCGGACAGGCAGCAGCAGCACGACTCTAATGTGAACCAGGTGGAGGAGATGGAGACTCAAGATG TGGAAACTGTAGACACTGTCACTGACAAGACTTGGGAGGACGATCTTATGAAAGGTCCTAACGGCGAGGTAGTCATGGGAGAAGTCATGAAGAATCAGGAAACCACATCATCAGACATGCCG CTGGCCTGTCTCGATGCCGAAATGGAGGACGACGAGGCGCGATCAGAAACGACATTCCGTTTCACGGTACAGAACTTCAGGAATTTGAAAGATTCTGTGTTGTCGCCGGCGTGTTTCGTCCGGAATCTTCCGTGGAAGATCATGGTGATGCCCCGGCAAGCTCCGTCCCCCGACCGGCAACAACAGAAGTCGCTCGGGTTCTTCCTCCAGTGTAATGGGGAGAGCGAGTCTTCCAGTTGGTCATGCTATGCTATGGCAGAACTCAGACTTATCTCCCACAAGCCAGATACTGAGCCTTTCTTCAGGAAGATCCAGCACTTGTTTTATAG TAAAGAGAACGATTGGGGTTTCTCCCACTTCATGGCATGGAACGACGTTTTGGATCCCGAAAAGGGTTACATAAAAGACGACGCAATCACGTTGGAGGTCCACGTGACCGCTGAGGCGCCGCACGGTGTCTCTTGGGACTCGAAGAAACATACCGGCTATGTCG gTCTCAAGAATCAAGGCGCGACGTGTTACATGAACTCCTTGTTACAAACATTGTATTTCACAAATCAACTACGTAAGGCCGTTTATAAAATGCCAACAGAATCTGACGACAGTACCAG GTCGGTGGCTTTGGCATTGCAAAGAGTTTTCTATGAACTACAATTTTCTGATAAACCAGTGGGCACAAAGAAACTAACAAAGAGTTTTGGTTGGGAGACATTGGATTCTTTTATGCAGCATGATGTTCAAGAATTTCTTAGG GTATTGCTAGATAAACTGGAGAGTAAAATGAAGGGGACTTGCGTGGAGGGTACGGTTCCTCGTCTGTTTGAGGGCAAGATGACCTCGTATATCAAGTGTAAGAACGTCAACGTGTCCAGTACGCGCGTCGAAACCTTCTACGATATACAGCTTAATATTAAAGGGAAGAAGAATA TCGACGAGTCGTTCAAAGACTACATCAGTACGGAGACTCTAGACGGTGAGAACAAGTACGACGCGGGGGAGCATGGTCTCCAAGAGGCGGAGAAGGGAGTGATCTTCGCTTCCTTCCCGCCGGTGCTGCATCTACACCTCATGAGGTTCCAGTACGACCCCATCACGGATAGCTCTGTCAAGTTTAATGATAG GTTCGAGTTCTACGAGCACATCAACTTGGACGCATATCTTCAAGAGAAGCCGGAGACGCCAGCAGACTACACGTTACACGCGGTGCTGGTACACTCGGGAGACAACCACGGAGGTCACTATGTGGTCTTCATCAACCCTAAGGGCGACGGGAAG TGGTGCAAGTTCGACGACGACGTAGTGTCCCGCTGCACGAAGCAGGAGGCCATCGAGTACAACTACGGCGGCCACGACGAGGACATGGCGTTGACCGTGCGCCATTGCACCAACGCTTACATGTTGGTTTATATTAG GGATTCACAGTTGAAGACTGTCTTGCAAGAGGTCACTCAGGCTGACATTCCTACAGAGTTGAGCGAAAGGCTCGCTGAAGAAAAGAGGATTGAAACT ATCCGCCGCAAAGAGCGCAACGAAGCTCACCTATACATGAACGTGAACGTAGTACTGGAAGAAGCCTTCGACGGTCACCAGGGCAATGACCTGTATGACCCCGAGCGGGCGCACTACCGCGTGTTCCGCGTCCGCAAGCAGGCCACCGTGGCTGACCTCATGGAGATGCTGGCTGAGAACTTCAAGTACCCGCTCAAGCAGCTCAGGCCCTGGCCCTTCAGTGCACGCTCTAACCAG ACCTGCAGACCGACTTGCCTAGACATCGTCAACGATCAACACAAGACCGTGGCCGACGTCTCCGAAAACATGAACCCTTGGAACATATTCCTAGAGATGTTACCTCCCGACTCCGGCTTCAGTGCACTACCGACCTTCGACAAGGAAAATGACGTTGTACTGTTCTTCAAGTTCTACGACCCGAAACAGAAGCGCATTCATTACTGTGGACACCACTACTTGCCGATTGCCAGCAAGCCCGCTGATCTTATACCGATACTCAATAAGCGTGCAG GTTTCCCTCCTGATACTCCACTTGTCTTATATGAAGAGATCAAACCTGACTTTGTTGAGAAGATCAACAACTACAGTGAGCCGCTTGAAAAG ATGGACGGCGACATCATTGTGTTCGAGCGCGCCGACCATCGACACGAGGACTTGGAGCTGCCCACGTGCCAGGACTACTTCAAGTACATATTCTACAAGGTCGAAGTGCAGTTTGTTGATAAGACTGTGCCTAATGATCCTGG GTTTACAATGGAGCTGTCGATGCAGATGCGCTATGATCAGATGGCGCGGGCGGTAGGACAGCGACTCAATGTCGACCCCTACTTAATACAGTTCTTCAAGTGTCAAAa CAGCTACAAGGATACCCCGGGACTTCCACTGAGATACTCATACGACGGAATACTTAAAGATTTGCTAGTGTACTGTAAACCAAAGTGCCCTAAGAAGTTGTTCTACCAGATATTATCTATTAAAGTAAATGAATTGGATAACAAGAAACAGTTTAAATGTTTATGG GTTGGTCCAAATTATAAAGAAGATaaggaattaattttatatccAAACAAAGGAGGTAAGGTGTCAGACATCTTACAAGAGGCAGCTAAAGTTGTTGAAATGTCCCCCGATGGTTCTGGAAC GTTAAGGATCGTGGAGGTGTCGTGTCACAAAGTATTACCGGGCCCCGATCCTGAGCTGACGCTGGACCAGGTCACCATATCACCGCCCAGACTCTACAGAATAGAGGAGATACCCAGAGATGAGCTCAATTTGCAG GAGGACGAGATAATAGTGCCGTGCGCACATTTCCACAAGCAGGTGTACGCGACGTTCGGCATCCCCTTCTACGCGCGCGTCAAGCACAACGAGCCCTTCCAGGCCGTCAAGGACCGCCTGCAGAAGAAGCTCGACATACCCGACAAGGAGTGGGAAAAg TACAATTTCGCTATAGTGACAAATGGCAGACCTAACTACATAAGTGAAGGAGCGACAATAAACATTTACGACTTCAGGCCAAGTAGTAACGCGA ATCTGTCCCTTCCAGACGCGACGGCCCGGCCGTGGCTGGGGCTGGAGCACATCAACAAGACGCCCAAGCGGTCCCGCGTCAACTGCCTAGAGAAGGCCATCAAGATATACAACTGA
- the LOC124632881 gene encoding ubiquitin carboxyl-terminal hydrolase 7-like isoform X11, with the protein MRKVRIITKFKGSNPLALEEITKSSGRESPVARPANMNHTPAPDRQQQHDSNVNQVEEMETQDVETVDTVTDKTWEDDLMKGPNGEVVMGEVMKNQETTSSDMPLACLDAEMEDDEARSETTFRFTVQNFRNLKDSVLSPACFVRNLPWKIMVMPRQAPSPDRQQQKSLGFFLQCNGESESSSWSCYAMAELRLISHKPDTEPFFRKIQHLFYSKENDWGFSHFMAWNDVLDPEKGYIKDDAITLEVHVTAEAPHGVSWDSKKHTGYVGLKNQGATCYMNSLLQTLYFTNQLRKAVYKMPTESDDSTRSVALALQRVFYELQFSDKPVGTKKLTKSFGWETLDSFMQHDVQEFLRVLLDKLESKMKGTCVEGTVPRLFEGKMTSYIKCKNVNVSSTRVETFYDIQLNIKGKKNIDESFKDYISTETLDGENKYDAGEHGLQEAEKGVIFASFPPVLHLHLMRFQYDPITDSSVKFNDRFEFYEHINLDAYLQEKPETPADYTLHAVLVHSGDNHGGHYVVFINPKGDGKWCKFDDDVVSRCTKQEAIEYNYGGHDEDMALTVRHCTNAYMLVYIRDSQLKTVLQEVTQADIPTELSERLAEEKRIETIRRKERNEAHLYMNVNVVLEEAFDGHQGNDLYDPERAHYRVFRVRKQATVADLMEMLAENFKYPLKQLRPWPFSARSNQTCRPTCLDIVNDQHKTVADVSENMNPWNIFLEMLPPDSGFSALPTFDKENDVVLFFKFYDPKQKRIHYCGHHYLPIASKPADLIPILNKRAGFPPDTPLVLYEEIKPDFVEKINNYSEPLEKMDGDIIVFERADHRHEDLELPTCQDYFKYIFYKVEVQFVDKTVPNDPGFTMELSMQMRYDQMARAVGQRLNVDPYLIQFFKCQNYKDTPGLPLRYSYDGILKDLLVYCKPKCPKKLFYQILSIKVNELDNKKQFKCLWVGPNYKEDKELILYPNKGGKVSDILQEAAKVVEMSPDGSGTLRIVEVSCHKVLPGPDPELTLDQVTISPPRLYRIEEIPRDELNLQEDEIIVPCAHFHKQVYATFGIPFYARVKHNEPFQAVKDRLQKKLDIPDKEWEKYNFAIVTNGRPNYISEGATINIYDFRPSSNANATARPWLGLEHINKTPKRSRVNCLEKAIKIYN; encoded by the exons ATGAGAAAGGTTCGGATAATCACCAAGTTCAAAGGGAGCAATCCCCTAGCGTTAGAG GAAATAACCAAGAGTAGTGGGCGAGAGTCCCCCGTGGCGCGCCCGGCTAACATGAACCACACGCCTGCACCGGACAGGCAGCAGCAGCACGACTCTAATGTGAACCAGGTGGAGGAGATGGAGACTCAAGATG TGGAAACTGTAGACACTGTCACTGACAAGACTTGGGAGGACGATCTTATGAAAGGTCCTAACGGCGAGGTAGTCATGGGAGAAGTCATGAAGAATCAGGAAACCACATCATCAGACATGCCG CTGGCCTGTCTCGATGCCGAAATGGAGGACGACGAGGCGCGATCAGAAACGACATTCCGTTTCACGGTACAGAACTTCAGGAATTTGAAAGATTCTGTGTTGTCGCCGGCGTGTTTCGTCCGGAATCTTCCGTGGAAGATCATGGTGATGCCCCGGCAAGCTCCGTCCCCCGACCGGCAACAACAGAAGTCGCTCGGGTTCTTCCTCCAGTGTAATGGGGAGAGCGAGTCTTCCAGTTGGTCATGCTATGCTATGGCAGAACTCAGACTTATCTCCCACAAGCCAGATACTGAGCCTTTCTTCAGGAAGATCCAGCACTTGTTTTATAG TAAAGAGAACGATTGGGGTTTCTCCCACTTCATGGCATGGAACGACGTTTTGGATCCCGAAAAGGGTTACATAAAAGACGACGCAATCACGTTGGAGGTCCACGTGACCGCTGAGGCGCCGCACGGTGTCTCTTGGGACTCGAAGAAACATACCGGCTATGTCG gTCTCAAGAATCAAGGCGCGACGTGTTACATGAACTCCTTGTTACAAACATTGTATTTCACAAATCAACTACGTAAGGCCGTTTATAAAATGCCAACAGAATCTGACGACAGTACCAG GTCGGTGGCTTTGGCATTGCAAAGAGTTTTCTATGAACTACAATTTTCTGATAAACCAGTGGGCACAAAGAAACTAACAAAGAGTTTTGGTTGGGAGACATTGGATTCTTTTATGCAGCATGATGTTCAAGAATTTCTTAGG GTATTGCTAGATAAACTGGAGAGTAAAATGAAGGGGACTTGCGTGGAGGGTACGGTTCCTCGTCTGTTTGAGGGCAAGATGACCTCGTATATCAAGTGTAAGAACGTCAACGTGTCCAGTACGCGCGTCGAAACCTTCTACGATATACAGCTTAATATTAAAGGGAAGAAGAATA TCGACGAGTCGTTCAAAGACTACATCAGTACGGAGACTCTAGACGGTGAGAACAAGTACGACGCGGGGGAGCATGGTCTCCAAGAGGCGGAGAAGGGAGTGATCTTCGCTTCCTTCCCGCCGGTGCTGCATCTACACCTCATGAGGTTCCAGTACGACCCCATCACGGATAGCTCTGTCAAGTTTAATGATAG GTTCGAGTTCTACGAGCACATCAACTTGGACGCATATCTTCAAGAGAAGCCGGAGACGCCAGCAGACTACACGTTACACGCGGTGCTGGTACACTCGGGAGACAACCACGGAGGTCACTATGTGGTCTTCATCAACCCTAAGGGCGACGGGAAG TGGTGCAAGTTCGACGACGACGTAGTGTCCCGCTGCACGAAGCAGGAGGCCATCGAGTACAACTACGGCGGCCACGACGAGGACATGGCGTTGACCGTGCGCCATTGCACCAACGCTTACATGTTGGTTTATATTAG GGATTCACAGTTGAAGACTGTCTTGCAAGAGGTCACTCAGGCTGACATTCCTACAGAGTTGAGCGAAAGGCTCGCTGAAGAAAAGAGGATTGAAACT ATCCGCCGCAAAGAGCGCAACGAAGCTCACCTATACATGAACGTGAACGTAGTACTGGAAGAAGCCTTCGACGGTCACCAGGGCAATGACCTGTATGACCCCGAGCGGGCGCACTACCGCGTGTTCCGCGTCCGCAAGCAGGCCACCGTGGCTGACCTCATGGAGATGCTGGCTGAGAACTTCAAGTACCCGCTCAAGCAGCTCAGGCCCTGGCCCTTCAGTGCACGCTCTAACCAG ACCTGCAGACCGACTTGCCTAGACATCGTCAACGATCAACACAAGACCGTGGCCGACGTCTCCGAAAACATGAACCCTTGGAACATATTCCTAGAGATGTTACCTCCCGACTCCGGCTTCAGTGCACTACCGACCTTCGACAAGGAAAATGACGTTGTACTGTTCTTCAAGTTCTACGACCCGAAACAGAAGCGCATTCATTACTGTGGACACCACTACTTGCCGATTGCCAGCAAGCCCGCTGATCTTATACCGATACTCAATAAGCGTGCAG GTTTCCCTCCTGATACTCCACTTGTCTTATATGAAGAGATCAAACCTGACTTTGTTGAGAAGATCAACAACTACAGTGAGCCGCTTGAAAAG ATGGACGGCGACATCATTGTGTTCGAGCGCGCCGACCATCGACACGAGGACTTGGAGCTGCCCACGTGCCAGGACTACTTCAAGTACATATTCTACAAGGTCGAAGTGCAGTTTGTTGATAAGACTGTGCCTAATGATCCTGG GTTTACAATGGAGCTGTCGATGCAGATGCGCTATGATCAGATGGCGCGGGCGGTAGGACAGCGACTCAATGTCGACCCCTACTTAATACAGTTCTTCAAGTGTCAAAa CTACAAGGATACCCCGGGACTTCCACTGAGATACTCATACGACGGAATACTTAAAGATTTGCTAGTGTACTGTAAACCAAAGTGCCCTAAGAAGTTGTTCTACCAGATATTATCTATTAAAGTAAATGAATTGGATAACAAGAAACAGTTTAAATGTTTATGG GTTGGTCCAAATTATAAAGAAGATaaggaattaattttatatccAAACAAAGGAGGTAAGGTGTCAGACATCTTACAAGAGGCAGCTAAAGTTGTTGAAATGTCCCCCGATGGTTCTGGAAC GTTAAGGATCGTGGAGGTGTCGTGTCACAAAGTATTACCGGGCCCCGATCCTGAGCTGACGCTGGACCAGGTCACCATATCACCGCCCAGACTCTACAGAATAGAGGAGATACCCAGAGATGAGCTCAATTTGCAG GAGGACGAGATAATAGTGCCGTGCGCACATTTCCACAAGCAGGTGTACGCGACGTTCGGCATCCCCTTCTACGCGCGCGTCAAGCACAACGAGCCCTTCCAGGCCGTCAAGGACCGCCTGCAGAAGAAGCTCGACATACCCGACAAGGAGTGGGAAAAg TACAATTTCGCTATAGTGACAAATGGCAGACCTAACTACATAAGTGAAGGAGCGACAATAAACATTTACGACTTCAGGCCAAGTAGTAACGCGA ACGCGACGGCCCGGCCGTGGCTGGGGCTGGAGCACATCAACAAGACGCCCAAGCGGTCCCGCGTCAACTGCCTAGAGAAGGCCATCAAGATATACAACTGA
- the LOC124632881 gene encoding ubiquitin carboxyl-terminal hydrolase 7-like isoform X12 has product MKGPNGEVVMGEVMKNQETTSSDMPLACLDAEMEDDEARSETTFRFTVQNFRNLKDSVLSPACFVRNLPWKIMVMPRQAPSPDRQQQKSLGFFLQCNGESESSSWSCYAMAELRLISHKPDTEPFFRKIQHLFYSKENDWGFSHFMAWNDVLDPEKGYIKDDAITLEVHVTAEAPHGVSWDSKKHTGYVGLKNQGATCYMNSLLQTLYFTNQLRKAVYKMPTESDDSTRSVALALQRVFYELQFSDKPVGTKKLTKSFGWETLDSFMQHDVQEFLRVLLDKLESKMKGTCVEGTVPRLFEGKMTSYIKCKNVNVSSTRVETFYDIQLNIKGKKNIDESFKDYISTETLDGENKYDAGEHGLQEAEKGVIFASFPPVLHLHLMRFQYDPITDSSVKFNDRFEFYEHINLDAYLQEKPETPADYTLHAVLVHSGDNHGGHYVVFINPKGDGKWCKFDDDVVSRCTKQEAIEYNYGGHDEDMALTVRHCTNAYMLVYIRDSQLKTVLQEVTQADIPTELSERLAEEKRIETIRRKERNEAHLYMNVNVVLEEAFDGHQGNDLYDPERAHYRVFRVRKQATVADLMEMLAENFKYPLKQLRPWPFSARSNQTCRPTCLDIVNDQHKTVADVSENMNPWNIFLEMLPPDSGFSALPTFDKENDVVLFFKFYDPKQKRIHYCGHHYLPIASKPADLIPILNKRAGFPPDTPLVLYEEIKPDFVEKINNYSEPLEKTTEGGHKAGYPRVESCARGQVLDELMDGDIIVFERADHRHEDLELPTCQDYFKYIFYKVEVQFVDKTVPNDPGFTMELSMQMRYDQMARAVGQRLNVDPYLIQFFKCQNSYKDTPGLPLRYSYDGILKDLLVYCKPKCPKKLFYQILSIKVNELDNKKQFKCLWVGPNYKEDKELILYPNKGGKVSDILQEAAKVVEMSPDGSGTLRIVEVSCHKVLPGPDPELTLDQVTISPPRLYRIEEIPRDELNLQEDEIIVPCAHFHKQVYATFGIPFYARVKHNEPFQAVKDRLQKKLDIPDKEWEKYNFAIVTNGRPNYISEGATINIYDFRPSSNANLSLPDATARPWLGLEHINKTPKRSRVNCLEKAIKIYN; this is encoded by the exons ATGAAAGGTCCTAACGGCGAGGTAGTCATGGGAGAAGTCATGAAGAATCAGGAAACCACATCATCAGACATGCCG CTGGCCTGTCTCGATGCCGAAATGGAGGACGACGAGGCGCGATCAGAAACGACATTCCGTTTCACGGTACAGAACTTCAGGAATTTGAAAGATTCTGTGTTGTCGCCGGCGTGTTTCGTCCGGAATCTTCCGTGGAAGATCATGGTGATGCCCCGGCAAGCTCCGTCCCCCGACCGGCAACAACAGAAGTCGCTCGGGTTCTTCCTCCAGTGTAATGGGGAGAGCGAGTCTTCCAGTTGGTCATGCTATGCTATGGCAGAACTCAGACTTATCTCCCACAAGCCAGATACTGAGCCTTTCTTCAGGAAGATCCAGCACTTGTTTTATAG TAAAGAGAACGATTGGGGTTTCTCCCACTTCATGGCATGGAACGACGTTTTGGATCCCGAAAAGGGTTACATAAAAGACGACGCAATCACGTTGGAGGTCCACGTGACCGCTGAGGCGCCGCACGGTGTCTCTTGGGACTCGAAGAAACATACCGGCTATGTCG gTCTCAAGAATCAAGGCGCGACGTGTTACATGAACTCCTTGTTACAAACATTGTATTTCACAAATCAACTACGTAAGGCCGTTTATAAAATGCCAACAGAATCTGACGACAGTACCAG GTCGGTGGCTTTGGCATTGCAAAGAGTTTTCTATGAACTACAATTTTCTGATAAACCAGTGGGCACAAAGAAACTAACAAAGAGTTTTGGTTGGGAGACATTGGATTCTTTTATGCAGCATGATGTTCAAGAATTTCTTAGG GTATTGCTAGATAAACTGGAGAGTAAAATGAAGGGGACTTGCGTGGAGGGTACGGTTCCTCGTCTGTTTGAGGGCAAGATGACCTCGTATATCAAGTGTAAGAACGTCAACGTGTCCAGTACGCGCGTCGAAACCTTCTACGATATACAGCTTAATATTAAAGGGAAGAAGAATA TCGACGAGTCGTTCAAAGACTACATCAGTACGGAGACTCTAGACGGTGAGAACAAGTACGACGCGGGGGAGCATGGTCTCCAAGAGGCGGAGAAGGGAGTGATCTTCGCTTCCTTCCCGCCGGTGCTGCATCTACACCTCATGAGGTTCCAGTACGACCCCATCACGGATAGCTCTGTCAAGTTTAATGATAG GTTCGAGTTCTACGAGCACATCAACTTGGACGCATATCTTCAAGAGAAGCCGGAGACGCCAGCAGACTACACGTTACACGCGGTGCTGGTACACTCGGGAGACAACCACGGAGGTCACTATGTGGTCTTCATCAACCCTAAGGGCGACGGGAAG TGGTGCAAGTTCGACGACGACGTAGTGTCCCGCTGCACGAAGCAGGAGGCCATCGAGTACAACTACGGCGGCCACGACGAGGACATGGCGTTGACCGTGCGCCATTGCACCAACGCTTACATGTTGGTTTATATTAG GGATTCACAGTTGAAGACTGTCTTGCAAGAGGTCACTCAGGCTGACATTCCTACAGAGTTGAGCGAAAGGCTCGCTGAAGAAAAGAGGATTGAAACT ATCCGCCGCAAAGAGCGCAACGAAGCTCACCTATACATGAACGTGAACGTAGTACTGGAAGAAGCCTTCGACGGTCACCAGGGCAATGACCTGTATGACCCCGAGCGGGCGCACTACCGCGTGTTCCGCGTCCGCAAGCAGGCCACCGTGGCTGACCTCATGGAGATGCTGGCTGAGAACTTCAAGTACCCGCTCAAGCAGCTCAGGCCCTGGCCCTTCAGTGCACGCTCTAACCAG ACCTGCAGACCGACTTGCCTAGACATCGTCAACGATCAACACAAGACCGTGGCCGACGTCTCCGAAAACATGAACCCTTGGAACATATTCCTAGAGATGTTACCTCCCGACTCCGGCTTCAGTGCACTACCGACCTTCGACAAGGAAAATGACGTTGTACTGTTCTTCAAGTTCTACGACCCGAAACAGAAGCGCATTCATTACTGTGGACACCACTACTTGCCGATTGCCAGCAAGCCCGCTGATCTTATACCGATACTCAATAAGCGTGCAG GTTTCCCTCCTGATACTCCACTTGTCTTATATGAAGAGATCAAACCTGACTTTGTTGAGAAGATCAACAACTACAGTGAGCCGCTTGAAAAG ACTACGGAGGGAGGGCATAAGGCGGGCTACCCTCGGGTTGAGTCGTGTGCACGCGGCCAGGTATTGGACGAGCTGATGGACGGCGACATCATTGTGTTCGAGCGCGCCGACCATCGACACGAGGACTTGGAGCTGCCCACGTGCCAGGACTACTTCAAGTACATATTCTACAAGGTCGAAGTGCAGTTTGTTGATAAGACTGTGCCTAATGATCCTGG GTTTACAATGGAGCTGTCGATGCAGATGCGCTATGATCAGATGGCGCGGGCGGTAGGACAGCGACTCAATGTCGACCCCTACTTAATACAGTTCTTCAAGTGTCAAAa CAGCTACAAGGATACCCCGGGACTTCCACTGAGATACTCATACGACGGAATACTTAAAGATTTGCTAGTGTACTGTAAACCAAAGTGCCCTAAGAAGTTGTTCTACCAGATATTATCTATTAAAGTAAATGAATTGGATAACAAGAAACAGTTTAAATGTTTATGG GTTGGTCCAAATTATAAAGAAGATaaggaattaattttatatccAAACAAAGGAGGTAAGGTGTCAGACATCTTACAAGAGGCAGCTAAAGTTGTTGAAATGTCCCCCGATGGTTCTGGAAC GTTAAGGATCGTGGAGGTGTCGTGTCACAAAGTATTACCGGGCCCCGATCCTGAGCTGACGCTGGACCAGGTCACCATATCACCGCCCAGACTCTACAGAATAGAGGAGATACCCAGAGATGAGCTCAATTTGCAG GAGGACGAGATAATAGTGCCGTGCGCACATTTCCACAAGCAGGTGTACGCGACGTTCGGCATCCCCTTCTACGCGCGCGTCAAGCACAACGAGCCCTTCCAGGCCGTCAAGGACCGCCTGCAGAAGAAGCTCGACATACCCGACAAGGAGTGGGAAAAg TACAATTTCGCTATAGTGACAAATGGCAGACCTAACTACATAAGTGAAGGAGCGACAATAAACATTTACGACTTCAGGCCAAGTAGTAACGCGA ATCTGTCCCTTCCAGACGCGACGGCCCGGCCGTGGCTGGGGCTGGAGCACATCAACAAGACGCCCAAGCGGTCCCGCGTCAACTGCCTAGAGAAGGCCATCAAGATATACAACTGA